In Phreatobacter oligotrophus, one DNA window encodes the following:
- a CDS encoding ABC transporter substrate-binding protein, producing MSMKLSRRSTLGLMAGAATLAVPNVVRAQTIEVVAHYSMPPIFKAAQEAVAEAFNKQSSRVKVTYVNPTPNYEDGAQLILRQATTGGLPDVSFQGLNRLRLFAERGIAADLKPFLDREADLGKLGYSRPILGLGFHGGVQCGLAFATSNPISYLNVDLLKKVGSSAEAFPKNWDDVIALSAKIAALGDGNTGMFFRWPGDDWMFSALLYGFGGRMLTEDETKVAFDGPEGLAAVRLLDRMVKEGKMPNFGASATATADLQAFGAGKMGMMFRTTAQVRQISGMVGNNFEMQTTTLPVIDPVKGRLPTGGAGAMMTAKDPARQDAAWEFIKFATSAEGTTLMVKNTGYVPCNQLAIDDASYLGEFYKANPLFVAATKQVHLMVPWYAFPGQNSVRVTQVMVDNLARIAEQKASPEEVVRDMAREVTRLIPRRQG from the coding sequence ATGTCCATGAAACTCTCCCGCCGCTCGACGCTCGGCCTGATGGCCGGCGCCGCCACGCTCGCCGTGCCGAACGTCGTGCGCGCCCAGACCATCGAGGTCGTCGCGCATTACTCCATGCCGCCGATCTTCAAGGCCGCCCAGGAGGCCGTCGCCGAGGCCTTCAACAAGCAGTCCAGCCGCGTGAAGGTCACCTATGTGAACCCCACGCCGAACTACGAGGACGGCGCCCAGCTGATCCTGCGCCAGGCGACCACCGGCGGCCTGCCGGACGTGTCCTTCCAGGGTCTCAACCGCCTGCGTCTCTTCGCCGAGCGCGGCATTGCCGCCGACCTGAAGCCCTTCCTCGACCGTGAGGCCGACCTCGGCAAGCTCGGCTATTCCCGCCCGATCCTCGGCCTCGGCTTCCATGGCGGCGTCCAGTGCGGCCTCGCCTTCGCTACCTCGAACCCGATCAGCTACCTCAACGTCGATCTGCTCAAGAAGGTCGGCTCCAGCGCCGAAGCCTTCCCGAAGAACTGGGACGATGTCATTGCCCTCTCGGCGAAGATCGCCGCCCTCGGCGACGGCAATACCGGCATGTTCTTCCGCTGGCCGGGCGACGACTGGATGTTCTCCGCGCTGCTCTACGGCTTTGGCGGCCGCATGCTGACCGAGGACGAGACCAAGGTGGCCTTCGACGGTCCCGAGGGCCTCGCCGCGGTGCGCCTGCTCGATCGCATGGTCAAGGAAGGCAAGATGCCGAACTTCGGCGCCTCCGCCACCGCCACCGCCGACCTGCAGGCGTTCGGCGCCGGCAAGATGGGCATGATGTTCCGCACCACCGCCCAGGTCCGCCAGATTTCCGGCATGGTCGGCAACAATTTCGAGATGCAGACCACCACCCTGCCGGTGATCGATCCGGTGAAGGGCCGCCTGCCGACCGGTGGCGCCGGCGCCATGATGACCGCCAAGGATCCCGCCCGTCAGGACGCGGCCTGGGAGTTCATCAAGTTCGCCACCTCCGCCGAGGGCACCACGCTGATGGTGAAGAACACCGGCTATGTGCCCTGCAACCAGCTCGCCATCGACGATGCGTCCTATCTCGGCGAGTTCTACAAGGCGAACCCGCTCTTCGTCGCCGCGACCAAGCAGGTCCACCTGATGGTCCCGTGGTACGCCTTCCCCGGCCAGAACTCGGTGCGCGTCACCCAGGTCATGGTCGACAACCTCGCCCGCATCGCCGAGCAGAAGGCCTCGCCGGAAGAGGTCGTGCGCGACATGGCGCGCGAGGTCACGCGCCTCATCCCGCGTCGCCAGGGCTGA
- a CDS encoding YggT family protein produces MDAASSFFQYWYFHVPNYVLALVMYACLGRFVLGLFVPPTWDNYIWRGFVWTSDLAVRPVRAITPGAVPLQVVILFAILWTLAFRIFLFFEMARWGLAPRIAG; encoded by the coding sequence GTGGACGCCGCCTCCTCGTTCTTCCAGTACTGGTACTTCCACGTGCCGAACTATGTGCTGGCGCTGGTGATGTATGCCTGCCTCGGGCGGTTCGTCCTCGGCCTCTTCGTGCCGCCGACCTGGGACAACTACATCTGGCGCGGCTTCGTCTGGACCTCGGACCTCGCGGTGCGTCCGGTTCGGGCCATCACGCCCGGCGCCGTGCCGCTGCAGGTGGTCATTCTCTTCGCCATCCTCTGGACCCTGGCGTTCCGAATCTTCCTGTTCTTCGAGATGGCGCGCTGGGGCCTTGCCCCACGGATCGCGGGGTAA
- a CDS encoding RNA polymerase sigma factor codes for MADAAARAVERAARLSYGRLLALLATRGRDLASAEDALGGALLRALETWPRTGVPDNPEAWLLATARRLSVDAWRRQATAATHGAEVTLLAEERFARQDGPFPDERLGLMLACAHPAIDPGIRTPLILQTILGIEVRLMASAFLVKPATLGQGLVRAKARIRDLAIGFELPGPEVLPARIDAVLGAIYAAYTLGWDDAFAGEDARGDLTEEACWLARIVADCAPAHAEAMALLALLLFAEARRPARRDRLTGAFVPLSEQDPALWDKALLAEAEDRLRRARPDGRPGRFGLEAAIQAVHADRRRTGRTDWPAIEHLYRGLVALVPTVGARIGHAAALAAVSGPAEGLALLDAIGAEVIATHQPYWATRAHLLAELGRAEEAAAAFERAIGLARDPAVRQFLGDKARHPPMRAEPARIAPGGTVAGPISPGDAG; via the coding sequence ATGGCTGACGCGGCAGCGAGAGCGGTCGAGCGGGCGGCACGCCTGTCCTACGGGCGCCTGCTCGCCCTGCTCGCCACCCGTGGCCGGGACCTCGCCTCCGCCGAGGATGCCCTCGGCGGAGCGCTGCTGCGGGCGCTGGAGACATGGCCGCGGACGGGCGTGCCGGACAATCCGGAGGCCTGGCTGCTCGCCACGGCACGGCGCCTGTCCGTCGATGCCTGGCGGCGGCAGGCGACGGCCGCCACGCACGGCGCCGAGGTCACGCTGCTCGCCGAAGAACGGTTCGCCCGGCAGGACGGACCCTTTCCCGACGAGCGGCTGGGGCTGATGCTCGCCTGCGCCCATCCGGCCATCGATCCCGGCATCCGCACGCCGCTGATCCTCCAGACCATCCTCGGCATCGAGGTGCGCCTGATGGCCTCGGCCTTCCTGGTGAAGCCCGCGACCCTTGGCCAGGGCCTCGTCCGCGCCAAGGCCCGGATCCGGGATCTCGCCATCGGCTTCGAGCTCCCCGGTCCCGAGGTGCTGCCGGCGCGGATCGACGCCGTCCTCGGGGCGATCTACGCCGCCTATACGCTCGGCTGGGACGATGCCTTCGCCGGCGAGGACGCTCGCGGCGACCTGACCGAGGAGGCCTGCTGGCTCGCCCGGATCGTCGCCGATTGCGCGCCGGCCCATGCGGAGGCCATGGCGCTGCTGGCGCTGCTGCTCTTTGCGGAAGCCCGGCGACCGGCCCGCCGCGACCGGCTGACCGGTGCCTTCGTGCCGCTGTCGGAGCAGGACCCCGCCCTCTGGGACAAGGCGCTCCTCGCCGAGGCCGAGGACCGGCTGCGCCGCGCCCGGCCGGACGGCAGGCCCGGCCGCTTCGGCCTCGAGGCGGCGATCCAGGCCGTCCATGCCGACCGCAGGCGCACCGGGCGGACCGACTGGCCGGCGATCGAACATCTCTATCGGGGTCTGGTGGCGCTGGTGCCGACGGTCGGCGCCCGGATCGGCCATGCGGCCGCGCTGGCCGCCGTGTCGGGCCCGGCGGAGGGCCTTGCCCTGCTGGATGCGATCGGCGCCGAAGTGATCGCCACGCACCAGCCCTATTGGGCGACGCGGGCGCATCTGCTGGCCGAACTCGGCCGGGCGGAGGAGGCCGCAGCGGCCTTCGAACGGGCCATCGGCCTTGCCCGCGATCCGGCGGTGCGCCAGTTTCTCGGTGACAAGGCCCGGCATCCGCCGATGCGGGCCGAACCCGCCCGGATCGCTCCGGGCGGGACGGTGGCAGGGCCGATCAGCCCTGGCGACGCGGGATGA
- a CDS encoding DUF4212 domain-containing protein: MAQAPDDPAQKPDDVGYWKATQKLTFTAVGIWAFFSFFVHFFAPALNGISIPILKFPLGYYMAAQGSLVVFVILIFWFCNKQEKIDQEFGVSED; this comes from the coding sequence ATGGCGCAAGCGCCCGACGATCCAGCGCAGAAGCCCGATGACGTGGGCTATTGGAAGGCCACCCAGAAACTGACGTTCACGGCAGTGGGCATCTGGGCCTTCTTTTCGTTCTTCGTGCACTTTTTCGCACCGGCACTGAACGGCATTTCCATCCCGATCCTGAAGTTCCCGCTCGGCTACTACATGGCCGCGCAGGGCTCTCTCGTCGTCTTCGTCATCCTGATCTTCTGGTTCTGCAACAAGCAGGAAAAGATCGATCAGGAGTTCGGCGTGTCGGAAGACTGA
- a CDS encoding carbohydrate ABC transporter permease gives MSDLALPSALAGAAREGDRIGRGEAIAAWLLTAPAIIAFVLMLLVPTLAVVAIAFTDYELGARSLSFIGLANFAELLEDRGFVTSFRNTAFFVAVTTPASVIGGLALALAIEGGQRGRTFFRAVFFLPVVSLMVAMATAFQYMFHPTIGPVNALLRSFGLAGPNWLGSSDSVMWTLSIIGVWEQIGFNMVLFLAGLTAIPRDLYAAAEVDGVRSSWSRFWTVTWPLLGPTTLFVLTITMIRSLRVFDIVATLTQGGPNKASEVLLYTMYTEGFTFFRMGYSAAITVVFLAVVVVLMLLQTRLIDRRVHYG, from the coding sequence ATGTCTGACCTGGCGCTGCCCTCGGCTCTCGCTGGTGCGGCACGCGAGGGCGACCGCATCGGCCGCGGCGAGGCCATCGCCGCCTGGCTGCTCACCGCCCCGGCCATCATCGCCTTCGTCCTGATGCTGCTGGTGCCGACGCTGGCCGTGGTCGCCATCGCCTTCACCGACTACGAACTCGGCGCGCGGTCGCTCAGCTTCATCGGCCTCGCCAATTTCGCCGAGCTGCTGGAGGACCGCGGCTTCGTCACCTCCTTCCGCAACACCGCCTTCTTCGTCGCGGTGACCACGCCGGCCTCGGTGATCGGCGGCCTCGCCCTGGCGCTCGCCATCGAGGGCGGCCAGCGCGGGCGCACCTTCTTCCGCGCCGTATTCTTCCTGCCCGTCGTCTCGCTGATGGTCGCGATGGCGACGGCCTTCCAGTACATGTTCCACCCGACCATCGGCCCGGTGAATGCGCTGCTGCGCAGCTTCGGGCTTGCCGGCCCGAACTGGCTCGGCTCCTCCGACAGCGTGATGTGGACGCTCTCCATCATCGGCGTCTGGGAGCAGATCGGCTTCAACATGGTGCTGTTCCTCGCCGGCCTGACGGCGATCCCGCGCGACCTCTACGCCGCGGCAGAGGTGGACGGCGTGCGCTCGAGCTGGTCGCGCTTCTGGACGGTGACCTGGCCGCTGCTCGGCCCCACCACGCTCTTCGTCCTGACCATCACCATGATCCGGTCGTTGCGCGTCTTCGACATCGTCGCGACGCTGACCCAGGGCGGTCCGAACAAGGCCTCCGAGGTGCTGCTCTACACCATGTACACGGAGGGCTTCACCTTCTTCCGCATGGGCTATTCCGCCGCCATCACCGTGGTGTTCCTCGCCGTGGTGGTCGTCCTCATGCTCCTCCAGACGCGCCTGATCGACCGGCGCGTCCATTACGGGTGA
- a CDS encoding YciI family protein, with product MRFAILNYVKPDGFVDRLPENEPDAPAWGAYTKALIEAGVLVGGAALMSSHTATTLRLVEGRRDIHDGPYAETKEQLGGFYLIEVPDIDTALEWAARNPAAATGAVEVRPVYVT from the coding sequence ATGCGCTTTGCCATTCTGAACTACGTGAAGCCTGATGGTTTCGTTGATCGGCTGCCGGAGAACGAGCCGGACGCGCCGGCCTGGGGCGCCTACACCAAGGCGCTGATCGAGGCGGGCGTGCTGGTCGGTGGAGCGGCCCTGATGTCCTCCCATACCGCAACCACGCTCCGCCTCGTGGAGGGCCGCCGGGACATCCATGACGGCCCCTATGCGGAGACCAAGGAGCAGCTCGGCGGCTTCTACCTCATCGAGGTGCCGGACATCGACACGGCGCTGGAATGGGCGGCCCGCAACCCGGCCGCTGCCACCGGCGCGGTCGAGGTGCGGCCGGTCTATGTGACCTGA
- a CDS encoding sodium:solute symporter family protein, with product MSVAQSDGRDFLSNLGRVYSLYTLSFLGCVVLLAILEQVGMPKPWIGYAFVALTIGVYAAIGILSRTAEVSEYYVAGRKVPALYNGMATAADWMSAASFIGMAGSLYLLGYNGLAFILGWTGGFVLVATLIAPFLRKFGAYTIPDFFSFRYGGKVARTLAIIVLMSCSFTYVVAQIVGTGLIGARLLNMDYVVAVYVGLVGILVCSMLGGMRAVTWTQVAQYIVLIIAYLIPVVILSAQKYGIPIPQLTYGDVLSQIAAKEAALRAAGDVVVPAVGYINPSFGNPALSGAALWVEYVNYFGLILCLMVGTASLPHVLMRFFTTPSVREARKSVGWSLLFIFILYFTAPAYAAFAKMEVYNNVVGQNLATLFSAENLSWIRSYGRVGLIQICGVDATTLEAVRTACARVMQHTGDVASFNPTIQLRHFGIQADAIVISTPEIAGLPYVIAGLVAAGGLAAALSTADGLLLAMANALSHDVYYKMIDQNASTEKRLVVARVLLIIVAIAAAYVASFRPADIVAMVAWAFSLAAAGFFPALILGVWWKKATTQGAIWGIVVGFGITLYYLVGTRYYAPAFYETWKGLSIATAAQYQAYEAAKAAYAASATAANWAALDRTAQVVANWWGVRGISSGLFGLPLGFLVIWAVSKFTKEPSQEMQNFIDEIRRPKGAVVMQEKGAAVGH from the coding sequence ATGTCAGTTGCTCAGTCCGACGGTCGCGACTTTCTCTCCAACCTTGGTCGCGTCTATTCCCTCTACACCCTGTCCTTCCTCGGCTGCGTCGTCCTGCTGGCGATCCTGGAACAGGTCGGCATGCCCAAGCCCTGGATCGGCTACGCCTTCGTCGCCCTGACGATCGGCGTCTATGCCGCCATCGGCATCCTCTCGCGCACCGCGGAGGTCTCGGAGTACTACGTGGCGGGCCGCAAGGTCCCCGCGCTCTACAACGGCATGGCGACCGCGGCCGACTGGATGTCGGCGGCCTCGTTCATCGGCATGGCCGGCTCGCTCTACCTGCTCGGCTATAACGGCCTCGCCTTCATCCTCGGCTGGACCGGCGGCTTCGTGCTGGTGGCGACGCTGATCGCGCCGTTCCTGCGCAAGTTCGGCGCCTACACGATCCCGGACTTCTTCTCCTTCCGCTACGGCGGCAAGGTGGCGCGGACGCTCGCGATCATCGTGCTGATGAGCTGCTCCTTCACCTATGTGGTGGCGCAGATCGTCGGCACCGGCCTCATCGGCGCCCGCCTCCTGAACATGGACTATGTCGTGGCCGTCTATGTCGGCCTCGTCGGCATTCTCGTCTGCTCCATGCTCGGCGGCATGCGCGCGGTGACCTGGACCCAGGTGGCCCAGTACATCGTGCTGATCATCGCCTACCTCATCCCGGTGGTGATCCTGTCGGCCCAGAAGTACGGCATCCCGATCCCGCAGCTCACCTATGGCGACGTGCTCTCCCAGATCGCCGCCAAGGAAGCGGCGCTCCGGGCGGCCGGCGACGTGGTCGTCCCGGCGGTTGGCTACATCAACCCGTCCTTCGGCAACCCGGCCCTCTCGGGCGCGGCGCTGTGGGTCGAGTACGTCAACTATTTCGGCCTCATCCTCTGCCTCATGGTCGGCACGGCGTCCCTGCCGCACGTCCTCATGCGCTTCTTCACCACCCCCTCGGTGCGTGAAGCCCGCAAGTCGGTCGGCTGGTCGCTGCTGTTCATCTTCATCCTGTACTTCACGGCGCCGGCCTATGCCGCCTTCGCGAAGATGGAGGTGTACAACAACGTCGTCGGTCAGAACCTCGCGACGCTGTTCTCCGCCGAGAACCTGAGCTGGATCCGCTCCTACGGCCGCGTGGGCCTGATCCAGATCTGCGGTGTCGACGCGACCACGCTGGAGGCGGTCCGCACGGCCTGCGCCCGCGTGATGCAGCACACCGGTGACGTGGCTTCGTTCAACCCGACGATCCAGCTCCGCCACTTCGGCATCCAGGCAGACGCCATCGTGATCTCCACCCCGGAGATCGCCGGCCTGCCCTATGTGATCGCCGGTCTCGTGGCGGCCGGTGGCCTCGCGGCGGCTCTCTCGACCGCCGACGGCCTGCTGCTCGCCATGGCGAACGCCCTGTCGCACGACGTCTACTACAAGATGATCGACCAGAACGCCTCGACCGAGAAGCGCCTGGTTGTCGCTCGCGTGCTCCTCATCATCGTCGCCATCGCAGCCGCCTATGTCGCCTCGTTCAGGCCGGCCGACATCGTCGCCATGGTCGCCTGGGCCTTCTCGCTGGCGGCAGCCGGCTTCTTCCCCGCGCTGATCCTCGGCGTCTGGTGGAAGAAGGCGACGACGCAGGGCGCGATCTGGGGCATCGTCGTGGGCTTCGGCATCACGCTCTACTACCTCGTCGGCACCCGCTACTACGCGCCCGCCTTCTACGAGACCTGGAAGGGTCTCTCGATCGCGACCGCCGCGCAGTACCAGGCCTATGAGGCGGCCAAGGCAGCCTATGCGGCGTCGGCGACGGCGGCCAACTGGGCGGCTCTCGACCGCACCGCGCAGGTCGTTGCCAACTGGTGGGGCGTGCGTGGCATCTCGTCGGGCCTGTTCGGCCTGCCGCTGGGCTTCCTCGTGATCTGGGCTGTGTCCAAGTTCACCAAGGAGCCGTCGCAGGAGATGCAGAACTTCATCGACGAGATCCGTCGTCCGAAGGGCGCCGTGGTCATGCAGGAGAAGGGCGCCGCCGTCGGTCACTGA
- a CDS encoding carbohydrate ABC transporter permease, which produces MIPGSNDRSLFADLPRLAILSLLGLLFLMPYIWMVSVSLKPLDEVWRASMSLIPETFAIDKNYGRVFREVPIGRYLLNGAIVCAGILVFQLAFALPAGYALAKLNFRGRETLFAFVMLGLLIPAHVPAIPLYIAFAQTGILNTYAALIAPSTISVFAIFMFRQFFRAMPDELIQAARMDGLGEWSIVWRIVVPNAWPAATAFAIFSVVAHWNDLFWPLIAVSGKGELATPALGVIYFRTEEAGDDFGALMAAATLTTIPLVAAFLLAQRRFIEGITMTGLKG; this is translated from the coding sequence ATGATCCCCGGTTCCAACGACCGCAGCCTCTTCGCCGACCTGCCGCGCCTCGCCATCCTGTCGCTGCTCGGCCTGCTCTTCCTGATGCCCTACATCTGGATGGTGTCGGTGTCGCTGAAGCCGCTGGACGAGGTCTGGCGCGCCTCGATGTCGCTGATCCCCGAGACCTTCGCCATCGACAAGAACTACGGCCGCGTGTTCCGCGAGGTGCCGATCGGCCGCTACCTCCTCAACGGCGCCATCGTCTGCGCCGGCATCCTCGTCTTCCAGCTCGCCTTCGCCCTGCCGGCCGGCTACGCCCTCGCCAAGCTGAACTTCCGCGGCCGCGAGACGCTCTTCGCCTTCGTCATGCTGGGGCTGCTGATCCCCGCCCATGTGCCGGCGATCCCGCTCTACATCGCCTTCGCCCAGACCGGCATCCTCAACACCTATGCCGCGCTGATCGCGCCCTCGACCATCTCGGTCTTCGCCATCTTCATGTTCCGCCAGTTCTTCCGCGCCATGCCGGACGAGCTCATCCAGGCGGCGCGCATGGACGGGCTCGGCGAATGGTCGATCGTCTGGCGCATCGTCGTGCCCAATGCCTGGCCCGCCGCCACCGCCTTCGCGATCTTCTCGGTCGTCGCCCACTGGAACGACCTGTTCTGGCCGCTCATCGCCGTGTCGGGGAAGGGCGAGCTCGCCACCCCGGCGCTGGGCGTCATCTACTTCCGCACCGAGGAGGCGGGCGACGATTTCGGCGCCCTCATGGCCGCCGCGACGCTCACCACCATCCCGCTCGTCGCCGCCTTCCTCCTCGCCCAGCGCCGCTTCATCGAGGGCATCACCATGACCGGGCTCAAGGGATGA